The Kluyvera intermedia genome window below encodes:
- the exoX gene encoding exodeoxyribonuclease X — protein MLRVIDTETCDLQGGVVEIASVDVVDGKIVNPMSHLVRPDRPISAQAMAIHRITEEMVADKPWIEDVVPFYQGSPWYVAHNASFDRRVLPEMEGEWICTMKMARRLWPGIKYSNMALYKSRKLSVATPPGLHHHRALYDCYITAALLIDIMDVSGWTANQMVDVTGRPALLRTFTFGKYRGQEVAEIAKDDPGYLRWLFNNLERMSPELKMTLKHYLEK, from the coding sequence ATGCTGCGCGTTATCGATACCGAAACCTGCGACTTACAAGGGGGCGTCGTTGAGATAGCCTCCGTCGATGTTGTAGACGGTAAAATTGTCAATCCAATGAGCCACCTGGTGCGCCCTGACCGCCCTATCAGCGCCCAGGCGATGGCTATCCACCGCATCACCGAAGAGATGGTTGCCGACAAGCCGTGGATTGAAGATGTCGTTCCCTTCTACCAGGGAAGCCCGTGGTACGTGGCGCATAACGCCAGTTTTGACCGCCGTGTACTACCGGAAATGGAAGGCGAGTGGATTTGTACCATGAAGATGGCGCGCCGACTGTGGCCGGGTATTAAGTACAGCAATATGGCGCTGTATAAATCCCGCAAGCTGAGCGTGGCGACACCGCCAGGTCTTCACCACCACCGCGCCTTATATGACTGCTACATCACCGCAGCGCTGCTGATTGATATCATGGACGTTTCCGGCTGGACGGCGAACCAAATGGTTGACGTCACCGGACGCCCCGCGCTGCTGCGCACATTTACCTTTGGAAAATACCGCGGGCAGGAAGTGGCTGAGATCGCCAAAGACGATCCGGGCTATCTGCGCTGGCTGTTCAATAACCTTGAGCGCATGAGCCCGGAACTCAAAATGACGTTAAAGCACTATCTGGAGAAGTAA
- a CDS encoding YebY family protein — protein MMKKMIFSLLLLSVSGTALAAQVITVSRFEVGKDKWAFNREEVMLTCREGNALYVINPSTLVQYPLNDVAQEQVKAGKTQAQPLSIIQVDSPKQPGVKMSLAPFIERAEKLC, from the coding sequence ATTATGAAAAAAATGATCTTTTCTTTATTGCTGTTAAGCGTGTCGGGTACGGCGCTGGCAGCACAAGTTATCACGGTCAGCCGTTTTGAAGTGGGCAAAGATAAGTGGGCGTTTAACCGTGAAGAGGTGATGTTGACCTGTCGGGAGGGGAATGCGTTGTATGTGATAAACCCGAGCACCCTGGTTCAGTATCCGTTGAACGACGTGGCGCAAGAACAGGTGAAAGCCGGAAAAACCCAGGCGCAGCCGCTCAGCATCATTCAGGTTGACTCCCCCAAACAGCCGGGCGTAAAAATGAGTTTAGCGCCGTTTATTGAGCGAGCGGAGAAACTTTGCTAA
- a CDS encoding DNA polymerase III subunit theta has translation MQTNLATLPQDEMDKVNVDLAAAGVAFKERYNMPIVAEVVEREQPEHLRDWFRERLIAHRLASVNLSRLPYEPKSK, from the coding sequence ATGCAAACCAATCTCGCCACCCTTCCACAAGATGAGATGGATAAAGTCAACGTCGACCTAGCTGCCGCAGGCGTCGCGTTTAAAGAACGCTACAACATGCCTATCGTGGCCGAAGTTGTCGAACGCGAGCAGCCCGAACACTTGCGAGACTGGTTTCGTGAGCGGTTGATTGCGCACCGTTTAGCGTCCGTCAATCTTTCTCGTCTGCCGTATGAGCCGAAATCTAAATAA
- the copD gene encoding copper homeostasis membrane protein CopD, with product MLTALYIALRFIHFTSLMVAFGCTLYGGWWAPPALRRLLTQRFSQLLRGMLVLSALTAMLMLGVQGGLMGGGWSDTWRPDIWRAVLQTQFGSVWLWQIVLAWVALGIVCVHPRQMMRRLLLLGVVQFILLAGVGHAAMGDGAMGLVQRTNHALHLLCAAAWVGGLVPFLYCLRLTNGRWRTLAITTMMRFSRYGHLAVAGAIATGLINAWLIQGGMTTATPYGRALWVKCGLVLLMVTAALVNRYLLVPRLAASRPRVHHLFIRITQVEIVLGAGVLACVSLFATWEPF from the coding sequence ATGCTGACGGCACTCTATATTGCGCTACGGTTTATCCATTTCACCTCACTAATGGTCGCTTTTGGCTGCACACTTTACGGCGGCTGGTGGGCACCACCTGCTCTACGACGTTTACTGACACAGCGCTTTTCTCAGTTGCTACGGGGAATGCTGGTACTCAGTGCGCTTACCGCAATGTTGATGCTGGGCGTACAAGGCGGGTTAATGGGGGGAGGCTGGTCAGATACCTGGCGACCTGACATCTGGCGAGCGGTGTTGCAAACACAGTTTGGTAGCGTCTGGCTATGGCAGATTGTATTGGCATGGGTTGCTTTGGGGATTGTCTGCGTACATCCCCGTCAGATGATGCGGAGACTTTTGCTTCTTGGGGTGGTGCAGTTTATTCTGCTCGCAGGTGTCGGTCATGCAGCCATGGGCGATGGCGCGATGGGGTTAGTGCAGCGGACAAATCATGCGCTGCATCTACTTTGTGCTGCCGCATGGGTGGGCGGGTTGGTGCCATTTCTTTATTGCCTACGTCTGACCAATGGGCGCTGGCGTACGCTTGCGATAACCACCATGATGCGCTTCTCCCGCTATGGTCACCTTGCGGTCGCAGGGGCAATTGCCACCGGTCTTATTAACGCCTGGCTTATCCAGGGGGGCATGACAACGGCAACACCTTATGGTCGCGCCTTATGGGTGAAATGTGGCCTTGTTCTACTGATGGTGACGGCGGCGTTAGTGAATCGCTATCTTCTGGTGCCACGCTTGGCAGCATCCAGGCCGCGGGTTCATCACCTGTTTATCCGTATTACGCAGGTTGAAATTGTTTTGGGGGCCGGGGTACTGGCATGTGTAAGCCTGTTTGCGACCTGGGAACCCTTTTGA
- the yobA gene encoding CopC domain-containing protein YobA codes for MNFTTSRAFCASLFLLGIFSTSQALAHAHLQQQTPAANSEVSPAPQTLTLNFSEGIEDNFSGVTLKGPNQQTITIGKAVRNGTDKKQLVVPLTESLASGLYTVEWHVVSVDGHKTKGQYQFSVK; via the coding sequence ATGAACTTCACCACGTCTCGCGCATTTTGTGCATCGCTATTCTTGTTAGGCATCTTTTCGACTTCGCAGGCTTTAGCGCATGCGCATCTACAGCAGCAAACGCCTGCCGCTAATTCGGAAGTCAGCCCCGCGCCGCAGACACTCACGCTAAACTTTTCAGAAGGTATTGAAGATAACTTTAGCGGCGTAACGCTGAAAGGGCCGAATCAGCAGACCATCACTATCGGCAAAGCGGTACGTAACGGGACAGATAAAAAGCAGCTTGTCGTCCCGTTGACGGAGTCGCTGGCATCAGGGTTGTACACCGTTGAATGGCACGTTGTTTCGGTCGATGGCCATAAAACGAAAGGCCAGTATCAATTTAGCGTTAAGTAA
- a CDS encoding carbon-nitrogen hydrolase family protein, translating to MLTWTIAAAQYAPRKGDVAENIAHHLRFIDAAAKQACKVLIFPELSLTGPNDEQYLPTPPCDAQLQPLSDAAQRYQMTIIAGLPVDQNGTRIKGIVIFAPHTRQPAKHHQGNGTCLAPDSDQISIFELNDEGCELSHQASLLATVSSMAEPQQQRTTQRLQRFAHKYAIAVLKSNYASGTFSGGSALWDENGQLIVRADSGELLLTGRKSAQGWQGEIIPLR from the coding sequence ATGCTGACATGGACTATTGCTGCGGCGCAATATGCGCCACGTAAAGGAGACGTCGCAGAAAATATCGCCCACCATCTGCGTTTTATCGATGCCGCCGCAAAGCAGGCATGCAAAGTATTAATTTTCCCTGAATTATCGCTCACCGGGCCCAATGATGAACAATACCTCCCGACCCCGCCCTGCGACGCCCAGCTTCAACCGCTGAGTGACGCAGCCCAGCGTTATCAAATGACCATCATTGCCGGACTGCCGGTCGACCAAAACGGCACACGGATTAAAGGCATCGTCATTTTCGCCCCTCACACCCGTCAACCGGCTAAACATCATCAGGGAAATGGAACCTGTCTTGCACCGGACTCCGATCAAATCAGCATCTTTGAACTTAACGATGAAGGCTGCGAGCTGTCACATCAGGCATCGCTGTTGGCGACCGTCAGCTCGATGGCTGAACCCCAGCAGCAGCGTACGACCCAGCGTTTGCAACGTTTCGCGCATAAGTATGCTATCGCCGTCCTAAAGTCCAATTATGCGAGCGGGACGTTTTCTGGGGGGAGCGCGCTATGGGATGAAAACGGACAACTTATCGTTCGTGCCGACAGCGGTGAATTGCTGCTCACCGGCAGAAAAAGCGCCCAGGGTTGGCAAGGCGAGATCATTCCTTTACGCTAG